AAGTTCTCCTTTAGCTAAATCAAATTTGAATGATATACTACTTGAGTATTTAGATAACTATTATGATAATAGTTATGATAAATTAGTTATACTTTGTATAGGGACAGATAGGTCTACTGGTGATTCCCTAGGGCCTTTAATAGGATACAAATTATATGATATGCTCAAAATATATCCAAATGTTTTAGTTTTAGGAACTTTAGACTCTCCTGTTCATGCTAAAAACCTTGAGAAAAAGATAGAATGGATTTACTCTCAATTTAAAAAGCCTTTCATTATCGCTATAGATGCTTGTTTAGGAAAGCAAGAAAGAATAGGATATATAAATATTTGTAAGGGATCTATAAAACCAGGTGCTGGAGTAAACAAAGTACTTCCTGAAGTAGGGGACATGCACATAACAGGCATAGTTAATTTTAGCGGCTTCATGGAATATATAGTTCTTCAAAATACTAGACTTAATTTAGTTATGCGCATTGCCGATATCGTGTCTTCTAGTCTAATAATATCTTTATGGAGATTTTTTAAAAAGCAAAAAGAGTTAAATCAGAAATAGATTCATAAAAAAACTCTGACTCAAATATATTTGAGTCAGAGTTTTTTTCTTTAGAAAGTAACAGACTTTCCATAGTAAGCACACTCTAATATCTTTTCAAAATCTTGTGCACTAGCTTCTCTTGGATTAGAAGCTGTACAAGGGTCTAAAACAGCATTTTCTGATATGTATCTTACTGTAGATTTAAATTTATCTTCCTCTACTCCAATTTGTTTTAATGTAGAAGGTATATTTAATAAAGTATTTAACTTTTGTATTGTATCTATTAATGAATCAACGAGTTGTTTTTCAGTTCCTCCTTGTAATCCAAGTAGCCTAGCTATATCTGCATATCTACTTAAAGAAGATTTAGCATTAAATTGAATTACATATGGTAGTAAGATTGCATTACAACATCCATGTGGAATTTCATATTGTGCTCCTATTTTATGAGCTAAACTATGAGTTATTCCTAGAAGAGCATTACTAAAAGACATACCTGCTAAACATTGAGCTATATGCATTTCTCCTCGTGCTTCTTCGTCTCCATTATAAGATGCAACTATATTATCAACTATACTAATTATAGATTCTTTTGCTAAGGAATCTGAAAATCTAGATCTATTAGAAGCTAAATATGCTTCTATGGCATGAGTAAGTGCATCCATTCCAGTATAAGCTACTAACTTTGGAGGCATAGTATTTGGAATATCAGTATCTAAAATTGCTATATCTGGAGTTATTTCAAAGTCAGCAAGAGGATATTTTATTTTTTGAGAGTAATCTGTTATCACAGAAAAAGCTGTAACTTCTGTGGCAGTACCACTAGTTGAAGGTATTGCTACAAATATGGCTTTGTTTCTAAGTCTAGGAATAGTAAATGGATCTTTTATGTCATCAAAAGTTTTATCTGGGTGTTCATAAAATACCCACATAGCTTTAGCAGCATCTATTGGAGAACCACCACCAATAGCTACTATCACATCTGGCTCAAATTCCCTCATTTTTTCTGCACCATTCATTACTGTTTCTACAGAAGGGTCTGGTTCAACACCTTTAAAGACAGTAACTTCAAGTCCTGCTTCTTTTAATGTGTTTTCTACTTTTTTTAAGAATCCAAACTTCTCCATTGAAGAGCCACCAGTTATAACCATAGCTTTTTTATGTCCCTTTAAATTTTTCAGCTCTTCTAATGCTCCTTTACCAAAATATAAATCCCTAGGTAATGTAAATCTAGCCATAACATCACTCCCTAATATTTTTTGTATATCTTATTATATTTAGTATATATAATTATTTTGTTTTTTACAATTTTATCCATGTCCATAAAACGCATTTATGCTCAAAAATAATCCAATTTCATACTAATAAAACAAAAGAATGTACAAGATTAGCTAAAAAGACTCTAAGTTTATTTCAATTGCATAAAACATTTAAGTCTACATATTTAAATTAAAACAACCATGAGAATTCATAACTCTAAACTACCATAATACATTTTTTAAAATAGGTTATATCACATTTAATTTTTAAAGTCATACTTCTAAAGAACATATCTTAGTTTAATTAATCAATAATCTCACTTATTTACACATTAGATATCAATCAAATATAGGACTATATGATCTATTAGTTATTATTTTATTTATTTCCTGTGTATTCTTACCTTTTGCATTAATAAGTAATGTGCCTTTATTACCTGTATCTTCTTGGCTGTTACTCATACTTATAATATTGCTATAATAAGAAATATCTTGTCCGTCTGCCATATATATTACAGCCTCTATATTTTCCCCACTATCTATATCTACTATCTCATATCCTAAATTATGCAAATCAGTTCTTATTTCGTCTAGTCCATCCTGAACTACTATTTTCATAGACATAAAAAACACCCCCATAGATTTAATATATGTTTATTATCATCTATGGGGGATATTTTTATTCTTATATTAACTACATATAATACTTAATTTTTCATCACATATTTCAAATATAGACTCATCTTCAACTTTTAATACTTCTCCATCTATATTAAGATTAATACTATTCTTAAAGTTAATCTTTACAGTTTTACATCTGTAGAATTCTACATATTTTTTTATTTCTTCGTGTCTACCTTTAAATATAATAGGAAATAAAGCTAATAACTTTATTTTATTTACATCTTTTATTATACATACATCGAAATATCCATCATCCATTAACGCCATAGGACAAATTTTCATTCCACCACCATAATTACTTCCATTTCCTATAGCTACTAATAGAGCATCTCTTTCAATTTCTTTATTGTCTAATTTTATTTCGAACTTTTTAATTTTATAGGAGACTATAGTTTTTAATAGTCCTAGAGTATATGCAAATTTACTTTTTATATGTTTTTTTATCTTTTGAGTATTTTTAACTATATCAGCATCTATTCCTATACTAGAAACATTTAAAAATAATTTATCATTTGCTTTCCCTATATTTATCTGTTTTACATTAGGATTTGTTATATAGGATAAAGCTTGTATAGTATCCATTGGTATATTTAAACTTCTAGCCAAATCATTTCCAGTTCCACCTGGAATTATGCCTAAAGTTCCTTTTTTTCTTGATATAATGCCATTTGCAACTTCATTTATAGTTCCATCTCCACCTACAGCCACAATTGTATCATATCCTTTTTCTATACCTTGAATAGTTATTTCTGTTGCTTGACCTGCTCTTTCAGTTTCTACAATTTCATAATCTATATAAATATTGTGACCAATATATTCTTCTATAACAGGTATAAGCTTTTTTGCCTTTGTCTTTCCTGCTACAGGATTTACTATAAAAAGTACTTTCACTGTAATCCTCCACCAATATTAAAATCTAATACTCTAGTACACTTGCTTGCTTTCTAGCTCTATCTAAAGCCTGAATTTCTTCTACAGATAGGGCATAGTTAGATTCTCCATTAACTATTGGTTTCGCATATACATTACTATCTTCTCTTCCATATATACTTGTAAGAATAAATCCATTTAAACTTTCATCTAATAATGCTATTGAGAAACTTAAGTCACTTCCCATATCATTAAATGCATTATATCTTATAAATCCAACTTTCTGTACAGCAAACTTTACTTTACTTTCTATATCTTCACATTTTTCTTTAGTTTCTAAAACTTCTGTTTTTACTTTATTTACATCATCTAAGTATTTTACTAGCATATTTTCTAGTGATTGTCCACTAGTCCCTTGAAGTATCTTGTAAAGTTTATTGTATTTTCTCACCATAGACGCTATTTTTATTCTATTCAATAAGTTGAAAAACAAAAGTAATATACATGCTATTAAAAGTGCAAAGGTTATTTCAAAATTATAGGTGATAAAAATACTTTTAAGGTATTCCATATGCTTCTCCTTTCTCTGTTTTGTCAATTATTAAGATTATTCTACTATATCTGCCAAATTCCTTCTGGTTCGATGATAAATAAAACAATTATACAGTAGTTTCGTCATATGGTCCTATATTTCATCTACTATTTGCTTAATTGCTTCTATTGTTTTATCTATATCTTCTTTAGTTGTAAAAGGTCCTATGCTAAACCTTACTGTACCTTGCTCGAAAGTTCCTATAGTTTTATGAGCTAAAGGTGCACAATGTATTCCAGGTCTTACTCCTATATCATATACATTGTCTAACACATATGCTATTTCTGATGAGTCTTCTTCTCCTATATTTATTGATACCACAGGAGCATGTTTCTTAACATCACAAGGTCCATATATTTTTACTTCTTCTATCTTTTTTAGTTCTGATATAAAATACTCAGTTAAATGCTGCTCATGTTTTCTGATATTTTCTATACCTCTATCTAGAATATATTTTATTCCTGCATATAGTCCGGCTATCCCTGGAGTATTAGGAGTTCCACTTTCAAACTTATCTGGAAGCATATCAGGCTGTATTAAAGATTCTGAACTACTTCCAGTTCCTCCTTCTCTTATACTTCTAATTTCAAGTCCTTCTCTTATACACAATCCACCTATCCCTTGAGGTCCTAGCAAACTTTTATGTCCTGGAAACACAAGTATGTCTATATTCATATCTTTTACATCTATGTCATATACTCCGGCTGTTTGAGCTGCATCAACTATATAAATTATATCATTTTCTTTAGCTATTTGTCCTATATGTTTTATTGGAAATATAGTTCCAGTAACATTAGAGGCATGAGTTGTCACTATAAGTTTTGTATTAGGTCTTATACTTTTTTCTATATCTTCTAGATTGATATTACCATCTTCATCACATTCCACTATAGTTGTCTCTACGCCTATTTTTTCTAAGGCTTTAAGGGGTCTTAATATAGAATTGTGTTCCATAGATGATGTTATAACGTGGTCTCCTGAGTTGAGAACTCCTTTAATTGCTAAATTAAGCGCATCCGTAGCATTGTATGTGAATACTACATTCATAGGATCATCTATGTTAAAAAATTTAGCTATTAGTTCTCTAGTCTCATATATTATTCTACCAGCTTGAAGAGCTAACTTATGACCAGATCTCCCTGGATTAGCACCATAGTGTTTCATAGAATCCATTACTGCTTCGTAAACTTCATCCGGTTTTGGATAAGTTGTAGCAGCATTATCTAAATATATCATTTTAATATCACCCCTAAAATTAGCTTTTATATAGTATAGTCCTAAGCTTAAGTTTTGGTCTGACATTTTTAAGAAAATTTTTAAATTTTCATTAAAAATTATATAACAGCTTAAAAAAGATTAAGCTGTTACCATAATTATAGAATATTATATTTACTTATTAATTAAAAGTAGTTTTTATATATTGTAATTATTTTTTTATATCTCTTAAGCTTATTAAATTTCCACCATTTTTTACTAAAATAATTTCCGTAATTATACCTGTTGCTATCTCTTCAGGTATATTACTTCCCATATCAATTCCTATAGGAGAATATATTTTATCTAGACTTTCTTTTGATATGCCTTTATTAATTAAGGTTTCCTTTATATTTTTTATTTTATTAGAGCTTCCCATCATCCCAATATATCTTGCTCCTCTATCTATCACAGCCTTAAGTGCCACTTCATCGAATTTGTGTCCATGAGTTACCAAAACTATATAGCAATTATCATTTATAGGATAGTTTTTTAAATCTTCTTCTATATTTCCTGGATATAATTCACTTGCTTCTGGAAATCTTTCTCTGTTACAGTAATTCTCCCTATCATCAAATATAACTATATCAAAATTTTGTGTTTTAGCTACTTTATATAGCTGTGATCCTATATGTCCTCCACCTACTATAAGTAACTTAGGCTTTGGCTTAAATACTTTAATAAATATATCTGCTTTAACATCACATACCTTTCCTGAATGTTCTTTTTCTATATTTAAATCATAATGAAAAAGTT
The nucleotide sequence above comes from Gottschalkia purinilytica. Encoded proteins:
- the yyaC gene encoding spore protease YyaC → MSIHYKKRNVSIDSSSPLAKSNLNDILLEYLDNYYDNSYDKLVILCIGTDRSTGDSLGPLIGYKLYDMLKIYPNVLVLGTLDSPVHAKNLEKKIEWIYSQFKKPFIIAIDACLGKQERIGYINICKGSIKPGAGVNKVLPEVGDMHITGIVNFSGFMEYIVLQNTRLNLVMRIADIVSSSLIISLWRFFKKQKELNQK
- a CDS encoding iron-containing alcohol dehydrogenase — encoded protein: MARFTLPRDLYFGKGALEELKNLKGHKKAMVITGGSSMEKFGFLKKVENTLKEAGLEVTVFKGVEPDPSVETVMNGAEKMREFEPDVIVAIGGGSPIDAAKAMWVFYEHPDKTFDDIKDPFTIPRLRNKAIFVAIPSTSGTATEVTAFSVITDYSQKIKYPLADFEITPDIAILDTDIPNTMPPKLVAYTGMDALTHAIEAYLASNRSRFSDSLAKESIISIVDNIVASYNGDEEARGEMHIAQCLAGMSFSNALLGITHSLAHKIGAQYEIPHGCCNAILLPYVIQFNAKSSLSRYADIARLLGLQGGTEKQLVDSLIDTIQKLNTLLNIPSTLKQIGVEEDKFKSTVRYISENAVLDPCTASNPREASAQDFEKILECAYYGKSVTF
- a CDS encoding YkuS family protein yields the protein MSMKIVVQDGLDEIRTDLHNLGYEIVDIDSGENIEAVIYMADGQDISYYSNIISMSNSQEDTGNKGTLLINAKGKNTQEINKIITNRSYSPIFD
- a CDS encoding diacylglycerol/lipid kinase family protein, whose product is MKVLFIVNPVAGKTKAKKLIPVIEEYIGHNIYIDYEIVETERAGQATEITIQGIEKGYDTIVAVGGDGTINEVANGIISRKKGTLGIIPGGTGNDLARSLNIPMDTIQALSYITNPNVKQINIGKANDKLFLNVSSIGIDADIVKNTQKIKKHIKSKFAYTLGLLKTIVSYKIKKFEIKLDNKEIERDALLVAIGNGSNYGGGMKICPMALMDDGYFDVCIIKDVNKIKLLALFPIIFKGRHEEIKKYVEFYRCKTVKINFKNSINLNIDGEVLKVEDESIFEICDEKLSIICS
- a CDS encoding DUF4446 family protein → MEYLKSIFITYNFEITFALLIACILLLFFNLLNRIKIASMVRKYNKLYKILQGTSGQSLENMLVKYLDDVNKVKTEVLETKEKCEDIESKVKFAVQKVGFIRYNAFNDMGSDLSFSIALLDESLNGFILTSIYGREDSNVYAKPIVNGESNYALSVEEIQALDRARKQASVLEY
- a CDS encoding aminotransferase class V-fold PLP-dependent enzyme, which produces MIYLDNAATTYPKPDEVYEAVMDSMKHYGANPGRSGHKLALQAGRIIYETRELIAKFFNIDDPMNVVFTYNATDALNLAIKGVLNSGDHVITSSMEHNSILRPLKALEKIGVETTIVECDEDGNINLEDIEKSIRPNTKLIVTTHASNVTGTIFPIKHIGQIAKENDIIYIVDAAQTAGVYDIDVKDMNIDILVFPGHKSLLGPQGIGGLCIREGLEIRSIREGGTGSSSESLIQPDMLPDKFESGTPNTPGIAGLYAGIKYILDRGIENIRKHEQHLTEYFISELKKIEEVKIYGPCDVKKHAPVVSINIGEEDSSEIAYVLDNVYDIGVRPGIHCAPLAHKTIGTFEQGTVRFSIGPFTTKEDIDKTIEAIKQIVDEI
- a CDS encoding XdhC family protein — its product is MECQILDKVLKEIGKGKKVALATVTKIQGTNPGKIGAMMCVFEDGSTFGTVGGGNVEFICTKKAKECLEKGESELFHYDLNIEKEHSGKVCDVKADIFIKVFKPKPKLLIVGGGHIGSQLYKVAKTQNFDIVIFDDRENYCNRERFPEASELYPGNIEEDLKNYPINDNCYIVLVTHGHKFDEVALKAVIDRGARYIGMMGSSNKIKNIKETLINKGISKESLDKIYSPIGIDMGSNIPEEIATGIITEIILVKNGGNLISLRDIKK